GATCCGATCGTTTTTGATGATAATTCCTTGCGTGTTTCAGCGGGCGTGGGGCTTGCCTGGCGATCCCCAATGGGTCCTCTTAGAGTCAATTTTGCCTGGCCTTTGAAAAAAAGAACGCTTGACAAGACACGTATGTTCTTGTTTGGATTTTCAACGCAGTTGTAATTTGGAGATTCTCTTTAAAAGAGTTTTTACAGACCGTAAAAAATCTGATAAAGATGGATGTAGATGGGAATTTCGAAAGAAAATTAAGGAGATTTCAAAAGCTCAAAAACTTTCAAAATTAAACGAAAAGAATGTTTGAAGGTTTTAGGAAATTTGATTTTCAGAGCGCACTTGTGAAATGTTTCTTAAGTTTTTTAGAAAATCCTTTGTTGAAGCAGTGTTTAGGAGAACTTTTATGAAGGTAAAAAATATTCTATCGAGTATCGCGGTTGCTGCCACTCTTATCGGTGGTGGAATGTCTTTGTCTACTGCGCATGTTTATGCAGACAATGCAGCTCTTCCAGCACCTGTAATTGGTGTTGTTGATATTCAAAAGATTTTGGCTGATTTGCCTGTTACAAAGGAAATTCAAAAGCAGCTTGAGAATTTGAGAAAAAGCTTTGCAACGGAAGTTGGCAAGTATGAAGCTGAACTTAGAAAAGCTGATACAAGCCTTGCAGAAGCTCAGAAGAAATTATCTGAAGCTGAATTTGCAAAGAAACGTACAGCTTTTGAAAATCGTATTGGTGAAGTGCAAAAAATCGTAGAAGGCAGAAAAGCTCAGCTTGATAAAGCTTTTGCAGGTGCTATGGAAAAAGTAAATGCTAAAGTTATGGAAGCCATTTCTCAAGTTGCAAAAGCTAAAGGCTTGAACCTTGTTCTTTTCCCAATGAGCGTTGCTTATTCTGCAGAGAATTTGGATGTCAGCAAAGAAGTTTCTGAAATTGTTAAGAAAACCTTAACAAATGTTAAGATTGAAATGTCTGACAAGTAAATCAGACTTTATTTGAAGAAATAAAGGACCAAGAGCTTTTAGACACGCGAAAGCCTTGGTCCTTTTTTCATCGAACCTAAGAGACCGTGAGAAGGAAAGATGGCAGATTCTCGTTTTTATAAAAATAAGGGACCTTTTTCTCTTGAACGTATCCTAGAGATTTCTGGCGTTCGTCTGAATGAAGACCAATCTCCTCCCCATGATTTATGGATTAAAGATGTGGGGGTTCTTGATACGGCCCAAGAAGGTGAGATCAGCTTTTGCCTTGATAAATATCGTCAAGATTTAAGCCATACAAAAACGTCTTTGTGTTTTGTAAGAGAGTCTTTAAAAGAAAATATTCCTCCAACCGTGTTTCCTCTCTACACGGAGGCTCCTTTGCGTGCTTTTGCTGAAGTGGCGGCGGCATTTTATCCAGACAGTCGTGTTTTGCCCACGCTCGGTGCTGAATACTCTATAAAATCCCAGGCGTGTTTTATTCATCCAACAGCTCAAATTGGAAAGAATGTTATCTTGGAGCCTGGCGTTGTGATTCATGAGGGGGCAGAGATTTCCGACCATGTTCAGATTGGATCTCAAACGATTATTGGACCTCACGTTGTTGTTGGAGAAGGAACGCGGATTGCGCCTCATGTCAGTCTCTTTTTTGCCCTGATTGGAAAGCGTGTCATTATCGGCCCAGGAACACGGATTGGCCAAGAAGGCTTTGGATTCGTAACGGATGAGAAAGGTTTTATTGCGCTTCCACATTTAGGACGTGTCATTTTGGAAGATGGTGTTGAAATCGGAGCTAATTGTACAATCGATCGTGGGTCACTCAAAGATACATTCATTGGAGCTCAAACGCGCATTGATAATCTTGTCCAAATTGCTCATAACGTTACGCTTGGCCGCGGATGTATTATTGTGGCTCAAGTCGGAATTGCAGGAAGTACGGTCCTTGGAGATTATGTTGCAGCAGGCGGGCAAGCTGGATTTGCAGATCATCTTAAGATAGGATCAAGAGCGCGCATTGCGGCTCAAAGTGGCTTAATGCGGGATGTTGCAGAGGGTGAAACAGTCGCCGGAACGCCCGCCGTTGCAATCTTGAACTGGCATAAGCAAAATGCCACTTTAAGTCGTCTCATTCGAAATCCCTCCCTTCGCAAAGAGAAAACATCCCAGTAAGTTAATTATAGGGCTGTTTTTTTTCTTAAATCAGTTCTCATCCTCGTCTGATTGTACGGAAAGGCGCGGTCCTTTTGAAAGAAGAGTTTGACCTTCAAAATCATCCTCTTTGGAGCTCTCTTTTTTATTTAACCCTTTAGAGCTCGTTTGACAGAGGTTTTCACATCCATTACTGAGTGCTTTACAGCAATTTATGCCGCCAATACAGACGATTGCGCTTCCAATCGCGCCTGCATACATGTATCCGATTGCAATAGCCCAGGAAGCGCAATAACCAGGATTGGCAGGCGCTTTCATAGGGGTCGCTGATAACATAAGAGAAACAAAGCATAACAGAGAGGAAAATTTTTTGATTTTTTTCATAAGAGAAACTTCTTAAGTTGGTTGTGATAATTTATTATGGGAAAACGATCCCTTTTTTAAGAATATAACATTGGTATTTTTAAAATGTCAACCCACACCTCTTTGGGAGTCATCTTCATGCATATGAGAGGGGCCTTTGGGAGGATTGTGAATAATATGTTCGTCCTTTGTGCGATGAGGAGAGGGATTTTTCTTAACAAGAGGTCGACCTTCATCTTCATCATCTTGATGTTGCCCACAACATTTTTTGTAAAACTCCGGAGATATATGAAGATATACGCCCAGTCCCCAAATTGTTGCACCTAAGGTAACAATAACGGATCCTATCCCAATCATCGCAGCATCAATGGCATAAGATTTGAGGGGAAAAGAGAGAAGAAGCGTGAGAATAAGAAAGGACTTAGAGGACAAGGAAAGGAATTTTTTAAGAAAGTTCATGAGGCCTTTTTTCTCCATATATTTTTAATTGAACGGTGTAAGAACATAAATGTCTTGAAAAGTGGCATCGATAAGCTTGTTATTTTTTTCGTAATCTTTAAGGCTTTATCTTTTAATATCATTGGCTTTATTGTTAAAAAAGTCAATTTTAATATGAAAAAACATAAGTCAAGGTAATCAGAGATGTTTCTCTTTTTTTAAAAAGAAAATAATCTATAACAGAAAGTCATAAGCTTAAAAATAAGAGGAACTCAGCATTTTAACAAGAATCTTACAAGCCTTTTCAAAAAGAGCTTTCTTCCATAAACAGGATCTTATTAAAAAGAAAAAAACATTCTTAAAAAATCTTATAAATTTAGGATAGAAAAATACCTTAAAATGGTTGTATAAGAGAATATATGATTTCTACTCTTTAAGTGTAGATGGCTTAAAAGTTATAACCTTTTAAATTTAGTCGCGAGAATTTCATGACAGCTTCTTCTCTCAATATTCAAGCCCATAAAGAATCTTCGGAAAATAATAACAGTCAAAATGTTCCTGAGACGATTGATATTATTCGTATTCGTGAAATGATTCCGCACCGTTATCCGATGTTGCTTATTGATAAGCTCGTCAATGTTATTCCAAATGAAAGTGGTGTGGGCATTAAGAATGTCACCTTAAACGAATGGTATTTCCAAGGTCATTTTCCGGAAAGTCCGATTATGCCAGGTGTTCTTATCATTGAGGCAATGGCACAAACGGCGGCTGTTCTTGTTATGCGCACCATGGGAAAAGAATGTGAAGGAAAACTTGTCTATTTTATGTCGGTCGAAAATGCCCGTTTTAGGAAGCCTGTTGTTCCAGGAGACACGTTGCATCTTCATGTCATAAAGCAGCGTCAACGTTCTAACGTGTGGCGATTTGAGGGAAAAGCGCTTGTCGATAATACCCCTGTTGCAGAAGCTATTTTTACCGCAATGTTGATGGATTCTTAAATAATGTCTCAACCCTCAAAAACGATGTCTTTGGGCATTCACCCCACAGCCCTTATTGAAGAAGGCGCTCAATTGGGTAAAAATGTTTCTATTGGGGCTTTTTGTAGTGTTTCAAAAGAAGCCATATTAGAAGATAATGTTGTTCTTCATTCAAATGTTGTCATTCAAGGA
This genomic window from Pseudomonadota bacterium contains:
- the lpxD gene encoding UDP-3-O-(3-hydroxymyristoyl)glucosamine N-acyltransferase; the encoded protein is MADSRFYKNKGPFSLERILEISGVRLNEDQSPPHDLWIKDVGVLDTAQEGEISFCLDKYRQDLSHTKTSLCFVRESLKENIPPTVFPLYTEAPLRAFAEVAAAFYPDSRVLPTLGAEYSIKSQACFIHPTAQIGKNVILEPGVVIHEGAEISDHVQIGSQTIIGPHVVVGEGTRIAPHVSLFFALIGKRVIIGPGTRIGQEGFGFVTDEKGFIALPHLGRVILEDGVEIGANCTIDRGSLKDTFIGAQTRIDNLVQIAHNVTLGRGCIIVAQVGIAGSTVLGDYVAAGGQAGFADHLKIGSRARIAAQSGLMRDVAEGETVAGTPAVAILNWHKQNATLSRLIRNPSLRKEKTSQ
- the fabZ gene encoding 3-hydroxyacyl-ACP dehydratase FabZ, translated to MTASSLNIQAHKESSENNNSQNVPETIDIIRIREMIPHRYPMLLIDKLVNVIPNESGVGIKNVTLNEWYFQGHFPESPIMPGVLIIEAMAQTAAVLVMRTMGKECEGKLVYFMSVENARFRKPVVPGDTLHLHVIKQRQRSNVWRFEGKALVDNTPVAEAIFTAMLMDS
- a CDS encoding OmpH family outer membrane protein, which translates into the protein MKVKNILSSIAVAATLIGGGMSLSTAHVYADNAALPAPVIGVVDIQKILADLPVTKEIQKQLENLRKSFATEVGKYEAELRKADTSLAEAQKKLSEAEFAKKRTAFENRIGEVQKIVEGRKAQLDKAFAGAMEKVNAKVMEAISQVAKAKGLNLVLFPMSVAYSAENLDVSKEVSEIVKKTLTNVKIEMSDK